The genomic DNA GAAAATGATAAAAATGAGCTTTAGAAGGTTTAGTGAAAACATGATAGTCATTCCACCATTTTGGTCTAGTGGAATGCCTGACAGATTGTCTAGGAATAACACTAGTATTCTGACTAATGTCTTGCATATCCAAAATAGGTGAATCTGAATTCTCATTTAAATGTTGAGAATTATTAGATAGAGAAGGAGTTTGATCAAAAACTGATGAATCTGAAAAAAAGTTATCAGAAAGTTGTTGAACAAGTATAGACTTTGGAATGGAAGGTGATATAATTATCGATTTATTATTAACTGATGGTGTATTGTTGATAAAAGGTGAAGAATTATCAGCTGAATACCAATCCAAGAAATTGTAAGTGGTCATGCCTTTATTCTGAGCAATGTAAGGAAACAAATGCTCATGAAAAATTACATGTCTACTAACAAATGTAGTATGAGATTCTAAATTGAGCAGCTTATATCCTTTTTGATAAAATGGATATCCAAGAAATATAGATTTAACTGCTCTTGCAGCAAACTTGTCATTTGAATGAACTGAAGCATAACAAAGACAACCAAATGCTTTAAGAGTAGAATAATCAAGAATTTTACCATGAAGCACTTCAAAAGGTGATTTATATTTCAAAACAGGAGTTGGTAAGAAGTTTATGAGATAAATAGTTGTCAATACACAATCTCCCCAAAACTTTAATGGTAACCCTGATTGAAACCTTAAACCCcttaacatttttaataaatgcCAATATTTTCTTTCTACCATGGCATTCTGCTGTGGAGTATAAGGACAATATGTCTAATGTATAATGCCATGACAAGCTAAAAGATGCCTAAAAGACTGATTTATGAACTCAGAACCATTATATGTCCTATTTAATAGTAGAGTTGAACTGAGTAGCTACATAAACAAGAAATTccttaaaaagataaaaaaaactTGTTGCTTAGAACTCATAAGAAAAACCCAAGTGGCTCTATTATGATCATCGACAAGAGTAAGAAAATATTTGTTTCCATGATTGGTTTCAACACTATATGGACCCCATACATCTATATGAATAAGATCAAATTTAGAAATAGCACAAGATTCACTATGCTTAGGAAAAGCAAGCTTACATTATTTGGATAAAGGACAAATGGGACAATCTTTATTACAGACATTTGTAACAGGCTTAAGAAGAGGAATGTGTTGTAGAATAACATCAGAAGTATGTCCTAGTCTAAGATGCCATAGTTTGGACATAGCAACATGATCATTACTGTGAACAGTTACATTGGTAGCCAAAGGCAAAGAAGAAGTAGTTTGAGTTGAAGCCAATAAAGGAGATGAAAGATAATACAAGTCATTTCTTGCTTCACCAGTATCTAGGAACTGCTTATGAGTCTGGTCCTGAAATAAACAGTGAGTGGCAAAGAAAGTGGCAACACAATTACTGTCTTGAACTAACTTTGAGATTGAAAGTAAATTGCAATTGAAATCAGGAAGATAAAGCACATTAAGCAATGTGAGTTTAGAATTTAAAATGGCTTCACCTACTTGAGTAACAAGTAAGATTTGTTTATTAGGTAAAGCTACATGGAATGGTTTTGAAAGTGTCTTGATGTTACTAAGCAAAGTTAGATTAAAACACATACGACTCGAAGCTCCAGTATCTAATATCCAAATATCTGATAAACCATGTAGGACAGAAGTATGAAAGCTATAAGCCATACCTGCAGATTGCATATGATCTTCAGGTGAATTGAAAGAACCTTTCTTCTGTATCATTAGCAACATTAAGTTGTTCATGTGAGAAACTTGAGATTGTAAATCTTCTATAGAAAATTTAGTAGTAGAATCTATGGAAATCCCTTATTTCTGAGCATTAAACTGCATAACATTTGCATTGTTAGCAGAATGGTTGGAACACATAACAGCTTGTGGTAATGGCCTGAAGCCATAATTTCCAGAATTTCCCTGATTGTGAGTAAATTTGCCTTTCACTTTTCTTTTATCTGGATAACCAATAAGTTTATAACACTGTTCTCTCAGGTGTCCTTCCTTGTTACAATAAGAACATTTCAATCCTGATTTGTTGTTTTGCTGCACTCCAGTAGAAGTTTTAGCATAATTGGAACCAAAATTTGCTTTTGCATTCTGAGAAACAAAATTAGCAGCACCTTGACTACTATTAGTTCTTGCAATTCCTAAAAAGGAATTTGGTATGTAACTACCCTGCTTCTGTTTCTCATCTTGCTTAACCAAGGAAAAGGCTTATGAAATTGAAGGTAAAGGGGACATCATAAGAATATGTCCTCTGGCTGTAGAATAACTATCATTCAGTCCTATTAGAAATTGTAGCAGTTTCTTTCTTTGCTCTCTTTCCTCCTGCAACTTGTGGTTTCCACAAGTGCAACCACATTTACACACAGTAACCATTTCCAAGGCAACATATTCATCCCACAAATTCTTAAGtttgtgataattgattttaACATATTTGCCACCCTGCTCTAAAGCATGAAGATCCTTTAAGACTTGATATACTCTATGTCCATTGACACTAGAGAACTGGTCATGGAGTTCTTCCAAAACTTCTTGAGATGATGTCACAAGATCCATTCCATTACTTATTTCCTCAGAAACTGTGTTTAATATCAACTTATAACCTTGTCCTTGACACGATCCCATTGTGCTATCAAACTAGAAGTTTCTTCAGGTTTCTTATAGGATCCATTTACAATACCTAGCTTATTTTTAGCCGACAAAGCAATCAAAATAGAACGTTTCCATGGACCAAAATTTTCTGTTCATATTAGTTTTTTAGAGATCAAAACTAAGTATGGATGATCAATGTTTTGTAGAAACAGCGGATGAAGATTGGACTCAATAGAAACTTGATCAAGATTATCAGTACTTGTGGTTTCATTAGTCGTACTAGTCGAATTTACATTGTGATTCTCAGCATGAGTATTATTATCCATAACTACATTAGCATAAGAAAGCCTAGTTGTTTTCCCCAAATTTTGACCTAACATGATGCATCAAATCATAGTTCTCCATAATTATTAACAAATCTTAGCTAATCAACAAGTTTTCATCAGGAAACATCAATCTTATCCCAAGAAATCACAAATCATAGATGAAAAACCGTTCAATTGAAACTAATTCGAGAAATTAATCAATTGAACCTGTGAAACGAACCAGTGGAGATCTGAAATGAAGACAAAAATCATCAAATACGCGGATCTTTGCTTTGATACCATATTAACTTTGTTAATCTACATCACGATGTATATCATTCATAAACGAGACATCGAGGAAGATTGAGAGATAGAGAGATatagagagagatagagagagagagatatatGAAAACTCGTCAATTTTGTTCTTTTCCCCGTATCTTTATTTAGTTTTAGATTTATAAACGTATGTGTTGATAGGGTAATTTGATAATAACAAACTTCGAGTTTCATCACCGAAATTAAGATCTACAATATTGGTTGAATATGGGATTGCAATTGTAAGAATTTATTTTATTGTGGGTCTTGTCGGTTATGGCTAGCTCAGCTTTCAACCTTTTTAACCTACTCTTGCAATGTGCCTATGTATGTTTATTTGCAGGAAATCAAATTAACATAATTCTTCTTGAAAAATAATAAACTCATACGGGTTAGGTTTTCCATTCTGAGGCCTAGTCACAAACGCCCAAGACTCAACTACACTCTAAGGACTTCACGGGTACGCCATCGACCAAACCTAGTAGTTGACACTAACCGCGACCAGCTGCCTTCGTAGTCAAAGTAATTCAGGTATAACCATAACTTATGTTGAAGTTATAACTTGACAGTTGGAATGCCACATCAACATGGCATGATTATACATATTTTCttattatttgtaaataattagTAGTTAGTTCTGCTGACAGATTTTTCCGTCAATTATATTTCTGGCATATATTCATTTGCCTCATTGTACAACACAGATTAGACAATTCAATTCAATTCAAGATGGCTTTTTATCTCAATAAACACACACATTCCCTTTTTCCCCCTCCCCCTCCCTCCCCCCCCCCcgtctctctccctctctccccccctctctctctgcAGTGTTAACATATTAGTTACACTACATGGATACAATTCACAAATATAGAACTTGTAGTTTTACATGGAATCGGGGCAATAGTGCGATCAATAACAATTTCTAAATTCTACAAGCTTTGTTTCAATCTTCAATGGCGTAACTTTCTTAATCTCGTTTATCTATTTCTGCAACTCATAGTTTATCTTTTACATACTCGTTTTTCTCAGATCTTATCTGTTTGATTTCGTACTATTGAAATCATTTCAGTCTTTGTTAATTTTTTCTTATTCTCACAGGCAAAATGTCTATTTTTCATCATTTTATGTGCAATCTTAATGATAAGAACGATTAAACAATAATTTTTAGTCTCGATGATTGATGATTCTCATTGTTCTTGTTGACCATACAGATTAGTTGTTAAATTCACAGTAAACAATTTCTTGAAGTCAAATCTGCAATTGCATCGCACCTGTTTATTTTTCTCACTCGAGTTAATTCAGTTACGCTTCTTTCTTATAGAGTATATATTTTTTAAaggattttattctcatataTATGATATTATATCATTAATTGGATATTATTAATTAGAGTTTATTTTTTTATAACAGGTGATTAAAAAATTCCAAACTTTAGTTGAAATTGGGCTTATTTGGACTTGAATCATAAGAAAATTCGGATTTATTGGGCTCCACGAGCATCCACCGCTGTTTGGGCATTAACTTGAGTTCTAGACATCAGATTTGGGAGATCTTATAGTCCATGTGAAGCTAAAAGAATTATCTACAGTTTAGAAGTATTTCAACGACAAAATTCTAACTGAGTCATCCCAGAATCAGGTCTAGAAACTAGCTTATGAATTATACATCGGAATCCAATTTATTTTGGAAAAAATATTAAAACTCTTTATTATATTAGGTTTTATATATAGTTGCAAAGAATGATAACATATTATAGAATAGAATAGAGATATAACTGTATTCTTGAGAGAAGGGATAGAGATAGCTTGAGAGGGAGATTGGAAGAAAGAGTGAAGggattgataagtggcattttataccacttagagcgtcttaaaattaaattggtgccttgaaatcaagtattttgtgtatttgatgcgtttttctagtgtttgtgcatttcagggtattagttgcatttcagaggagtaatcattaagaataagccttggcatgtgttcaccattgcgagaggaaggAAATGGgtagattacagcgaagaaatggagcaaactcaggatttttccagtagggtcctgagcgcccgctcagctatgctgagcggccgcgcagaaagctgagcgcccgctcaactatgctgagcggccgcgcagggtcgggaaaaaaagataaattattttaggacttctacttctgtttggcttccacttcaatgtaatctgagttttatgggactattatataagtagatttagagacgtttCACGAGGAGGAtggtggtattaagcaaggagcaaaggagataaggaagaagaccgttttagcacacagcaacgaagagaaagcatattttcttgtgaatcttattttgttgtaacgttggatgctagttttcttactttgaacttaattactcttgtgatgtactctgatttaatataattagtttagttattattttcttgtgtttgtttatcatgatttcatatgaacccatgatgacgataagtgctattatgggctaatcgtgatcatggggtcgtaacagatttactatggaattctttagttaattgtttaatactttagtgtgtgatgattgtatgatatctagtattggttgtgcgtattcgtcttatgtgcgtcgcgaacatataagatagggtgttaatctcttgtgaagcgacggtggatcttgagatttagaacttgccatgctaacataggttcatgtatgatgtgcatgattagggggtaactctaacagttttatttgccctgtgtaatcaaaaggaataacttgtgcttaaatcgttatgttgtcaatttctgtagacatataggaactcaatataattgatgcctattcaacttctatcttaattgtggatgcttggtagaatggtatgagtacaatgaaagttggcttttatcagtttcgtgttattcgattaatatcatcactgtcacatgctaaggtaataacaataactattgaaggaagtagtaatgaagttatgatctcatgagtgttttaatattgttaattgaagtgattaattaagtaattaattatatttaatatttagtcaacaattctaagtgttagtgtcttaacattgagaagtaatcatacattggtgcgtgagttaattaaacaataattagtctgagtctctgtgggaacgaactagaaagtattctatattacttgcgaacacgtatacttgcatgtatttttagcgcgtgtttccaccctaacaagtttttggcgccgctgccggggactcggcgtatttgtttagtttatgtacttaccatcattggtcattaggactcagtgattaggacgtagttgttacttattgtttctggttgtgtttcaggtacttaagcgagcgtttatgcaaactcgttctcgtactcgcaagaggactttagatatagctgaggagacagacaaagttcttgatattccagagaagatagattttgaagattcggattcaggaactgagcagaatgaaccagtaatcatgggtgatcgtattgttcaggctgatccagctcttatggacttttctcggcctaaaattgatgacattcagtcaagcattcttcatccggttattcaagctaacacctttgaaatcaagccgggcactattcagatggtgcagaattctgtttcttttggaggagctgcgactgaagaccccaacatgtacataaggaattttgtcgagatctgcagcactttcaagtataatggcgtgactgatgaggctatcaagctgaggcttttcccattctcactgagggacaaagctaaggactggttacattctgaaccagttgggtccatcactacatggcaagatcttgcgcaaaagtttctggtgaagttttatccgatggcaaagactgctgctatgaggagtgctcttactcagtttgcgcagcaaccgacagaatctatgtgcgaagcttgggaacgctacaaagaaatgttgagaaagtgtccacatcatggaatgcccgattggatggtgatcacttgtttctataatggtttgggggcccaatctcggcccatgctcgatgcagcagctggaggcgccttatgggccaaaagctatactgaggcttataatcttatcgagactatggctgcaaatgagcatcaaaacccaactcagaggatgatgcctgggaaggtagcaggtattctggaagtcgatgtaGTCACCGCTATTACAGCGCAGCTCCAGGCGctgtcaatgaaggttgattctctagctacatatggagttaatcaaatagctatggtttgtgagctttgtgcaggttctcatgctacggatcagtgttctcttgtcaatgaatctgttcagtatgttaataattatcagcgacaacagcagcctgtgccagctacttatcatcctaacaacagaaatcatccaaatttcagctggggtaataatcagaatgctattcagccaccatatcagcaaggtgtgagtaaacagtttaatccacctggattccagcaaccacaacagtatgctcaaaggcaatcatatcctcaacagggaagtgcagttgcacctactagtgctgattttgatgaacttaagctgttatgcaagagtcaggcggttgctatcaagaccttggaaaatcaaatcggtcaaatagccaatgcagtactcaatcgtcaacctggcacacttcccagtgacacggaagtaccaggcagaaaggaagctaaagagcaagtcaaggctattaccttaaggtctgggaaagttgctgatgctgaaaaggcaaaagaaggagaagctgaagttagagatgaaaaagctaagcaaaaggagaaagcggcggaaccaaggaagactactgttgaacacactctgcctgagggtaatacaggggagaaacaactctatcctccaccacctttccctaagagattgcagcaacaaaagctggataaacagttcggtaagtttctggaggtgttcaagaaacttcacatcaatatacctttcgctgaggctctggagcaaatgcctagttatgtgaagtttatgaagagtattctttcaaggaaggtgaaactggatgaccttgagaccgttgctctaacagaagaatgcagcgctgttctgcaacaaaagttacctccaaagcttaaagatccaggtagcttcaccattccttgcaccattggcaagttgtcgttTGACAAGTACCTTTGTGATTtaggagcaagcatcaatctgatgccgttgtcgatcttcaaaaagttggatttgcctgatccaaaacccacatacatgtctctgcaattggctgatcgttctattacttacccaaggggcatagtggatgatgtgctagtcaaggtggataagctcttctttcctgcagattttgttattctggatttcaaggaagataagaagattcccataatcttgggaaaacctttcttggctactggccgtaccttgatagatgtgcggaaaggtgaacttactatgcgggtacaagatcaggatgtgaccttcaacgtgttcaaggcaatgaaattccctacagaagaggaggagtgcttaaaagtagatgtgattgattctgcggttacttcagaactcgatcgtatgctaatgtctgatgcattggaaaaggccttagtgggggattttgacagtgatgatgaagatggcaacgagcaattacaatatctgaatgcttccccctggaagcgaaagctggacatgccgtttgaatctcttggtacttctgacctaaagaatgctgaaggaaagctcaaaccatcaatagaggaagcacctaccttggagctcaagccattaccagaacacttgaggtatgcttttttgggtgatgcatctactttacctgttattattgcatctgacctttcaggtagtgaggaagataagctcttaaggattttgagagaattcgaatcagctattggatggaccatagcagacatcaaagggatcagtccttcatattgtatgcataagattctgctagaggaaggtagtaagccgactgttgagcagcagcgcagacttaatcctatcatgaaggaggtggtgaagaaagaaattctgaaatggctagatgcaggtatcatttatcctatttctgacagttcttgggtgatccccgtacaatgtgtgcctaagaaaggaggtattactgtggtagcaaatgagaagaacgagctcatccccactcgaacagtaacaggatggagagtatgcatggattatcgaaagttgaacaaagccacgaggaaggatcacttccctcttccattcattgatcagatgcttgacaggttggctggtcatgagtattattgtcttctggatggctattcagggtataatcagatttgtattgcaccagaggatcaggaaaagactaccttcacttgtccatttggaacgtttacttttcgcagagtttcgtttgggttatgtggcgccccgaccacttttcagagatgtatgatggctatattctccgacatgattggaaataatgtcgaggtgttcatggacgacttctccatctttggacattcgtatgatgaatgtttgaataatcttcgtgccgtactcaaaaggtgcgtggaaactaatttggtgctcaattgggagaaatgtcattttatggtgcgtgaaggcattattcttgggcataaggtctctagcaagggtcttgaggtggataaggccaaggtgggagtcattgaaaatcttccaccacctatttctgtgaaaggaatccgtagttttcttggtcatgcgggtttttatcggcggttcatcaaggacttttcgaagatatctaagccgttgtgcaatttgcttgagaaagatgtgcctttcaaatttgatgatgaatgtttggcggcattcgagactctcaagaagagtttgatcactgcaccagttattacagcaccagattggacagagccgtttgagatgatgtgtgatgcgagtgattatgcggtaggtgcagttctggggcagcgcaagaataatatctttcatgtggtctactatgcgagtaagaccttaaatggggcccaaatgaactacaccactacggagaaggagctcttggctatagtctttggtttcgagaaatttcgatcttatctgcttgggacaaaagtgacagtattcactgatcatgcggccattcactatttggtttccaagaaggattcgaagccgagactcattcgttgggtgctcttacttcaggaatttgagttagagatcaaggatcgaaaaggtacttagaatcaagtagctgaccatctctttaggttggagaatcccgagtctacttcacaagataagacattgatcaatgaatcttttccggatgagcagttgttcacagttcaggaggaagaaccatggtttgcagatattgtaaactatcttgtcagtaatataatgcctcctaatttgacctcagctcaaaagaagaagtttctgcatgaggtgaagtggtatatgtgggatgaaccatatttttttagacagggagctgaccagatcatcaggagatgtatcccgttctgtgagacggaggggatattacgagactgccactccacagtttatggtggacattatggtggtgagaagacggcagctcgtattctgcaagtaggttttttctggcctactttgtttaaggatgctcatcagtttgttttaaggtgtgatcgttgccaaagaatgggaaatttgacgagaaaggatgagatgccgttaaatgtgatgcttgaagtcgag from Apium graveolens cultivar Ventura chromosome 5, ASM990537v1, whole genome shotgun sequence includes the following:
- the LOC141659696 gene encoding uncharacterized protein LOC141659696, which codes for MNNLMLLMIQKKGSFNSPEDHMQSAGMAYSFHTSVLHGLSDIWILDTGASSRMCFNLTLLSNIKTLSKPFHVALPNKQILLVTQVGEAILNSKLTLLNVLYLPDFNCNLLSISKLVQDSNCVATFFATHCLFQDQTHKQFLDTGEARNDLYYLSSPLLASTQTTSSLPLATNVTVHSNDHVAMSKLWHLRLGHTSDVILQHIPLLKPVTNVYVWGPYSVETNHGNKYFLTLVDDHNRATWNKGMTTYNFLDWYSADNSSPFINNTPSVNNKSIIISPSIPKSILVQQLSDNFFSDSSVFDQTPSLSNNSQHLNENSDSPILDMQDISQNTSVIPRQSVRHSTRPKWWNDYHAVSNPKWIEAMQKELTTLEQNNTWELVSLPPGKKAIGSKWVYKIKYLANGQNERHKARLVAKGYNQIKGVDFHETFAPVAKMVTVRCLLAIGSAKGWHVEQLDVNNAFLHGDLEEEIYMQLPLGYDTWSVASNLIRQWFFITKQKFITDLLTSADFLDCRPLYVPLDPHLKLHDDKRSGNLIDNPSAYMACIGKLLYLNSYRPDITFSVHLLSQFLHAPREKHMVAAIRVLRYLKFTMTHGLIFPADNSLDIKVFSDSDWGGDPNDRKSVGTYSLMLGPMVISWRSKKQHVTPPT